In a genomic window of Nomascus leucogenys isolate Asia chromosome 4, Asia_NLE_v1, whole genome shotgun sequence:
- the SF1 gene encoding splicing factor 1 isoform X8, whose translation MATGANATPLDFPSKKRKRSRWNQDTMEQKTVIPGMPTVIPPGLTREQERAYIVQLQIEDLTRKLRTGDLGIPPNPEDRSPSPEPIYNSEGKRLNTREFRTRKKLEEERHNLITEMVALNPDFKPPADYKPPATRVSDKVMIPQDEYPEINFVGLLIGPRGNTLKNIEKECNAKIMIRGKGSVKEGKVGRKDGQMLPGEDEPLHALVTANTMENVKKAVEQIRNILKQGIETPEDQNDLRKMQLRELARLNGTLREDDNRILRPWQSSETRSITNTTVCTKCGGAGHIASDCKFQRPGDPQSAQDKARMDKEYLSLMAELGEAPVPASVGSTSGPATTPLASAPRPAAPANNPPPPSLMSTTQSRPPWMNSGPSESRPYHGMHGGGPGGPGGGPHSFPHPLPSLTGGHGGHPMQHNPNGPPPPWMQPPPPPMNQGPHPPGHHGPPPMDQYLGSTPVGSGVYRLHQGKGMMPPPPMGMMPPPPPPPSGQPPPPPSGPLPPWQQQQQQPPPPPPPSSSMASSTPLPWQQNTTTTTTSAGTGSIPPWQQQQAAAAASPGAPQMQGNPTMVPLPPGVQPPLPPGAPPPPPPPPPGSAGMMYAPPPPPPPPMDPSNFVTMMGMGVAGMPPFGMPPAPPPPPPQN comes from the exons ATGGCGACCGGAGCGAACGCCACGCCGTTGG ACTTCCCAAGTAAGAAGCGGAAGAGGAGCCGCTGGAACCAAGACACAATGGAACAGAAGACAGTGATTCCGGGAATGCCTACAGTTATTCCCCCTGGACTTACTCGAGAACAAGAAAGAGCTTATATAG TGCAACTGCAGATAGAAGACCTGACTCGTAAACTGCGCACAGGAGACCTGGGCATCCCCCCTAACCCTGAGGACAG GTCCCCTTCCCCTGAGCCCATCTACAATAGCGAGGGGAAGCGGCTTAACACCCGAGAGTTCCGCACCCGCAAAAAGCTGGAAGAGGAGCGGCACAACCTCATCACAGAGATGGTTGCTCTCAATCCGGATTTCAAGCCACCTGCAGATTACAA ACCTCCAGCAACACGTGTGAGTGATAAAGTCATGATTCCACAAGATGAGTACCCAGAAATCAACTTTGTGGGGCTGCTCATTGGGCCCAG AGGGAACACCCTGAAGAACATAGAGAAGGAGTGCAATGCCAAGATTATGATCCGGGGGAAAGGGTCTGTGAAAGAAGGGAAGGTTGGGCGCAAAGATGGCCAGATGTTGCCAGGAGAAGATGAGCCACTTCATGCCCTGGTCACTGCCAATACAATGGAGAACGTCAAAAAGGCAGTGGAACAG ATAAGAAACATCCTGAAGCAGGGTATTGAGACCCCAGAGGACCAGAATGATCTACGGAAGATGCAGCTTCGGGAGTTGGCTCGCTTGAATGGGACCCTTCGGGAAGACGACAACAG gaTCTTAAGACCCTGGCAGAGCTCAGAGACCCGCAGCATTACCAACACCACAGTGTGTACCAagtgtggaggggctggccacATTGCTTCAGACTGTAAATTCCAAAG GCCTGGTGATCCCCAGTCAGCTCAGGATAAAGCACGGATGGATAAAGAATATTTGTCCCTCATGGCTGAACTGGGTGAAGCACCTGTCCCAGCATCTGTGGGCTCCACCTctgggcctgccaccacacccctgGCCAGCGCACCTCGTCCTGCTGCTCCCGCCAACAACCCACCTCCACCG TCTCTCATGTCTACCACCCAGAGCCGCCCACCCTGGATGAATTCTGGCCCTTCAGAGAGTCGGCCGTACCATGGCATGCACGGAGGTGGTCCTGGTGGGCCCGGAGGTGGCCCCCACAGCTTCCCACACCCATTACCCAGCCTGACAGGTGGGCATGGTGGACATCCCATGCAGCACAACCCCAATGGACCCCCACCCCCTTGGatgcagccaccaccaccaccgatGAACCAGGGCCCCCACCCTCCTGGGCACCATGGCCCTCCTCCAATGG ATCAGTACCTGGGAAGTACGCCTGTGGGCTCTGGGGTCTATCGCCTGCATCAAGGAAAAG GTATGATGCCGCCACCACCTATGGGCATgatgccgccgccgccgccgcctcccagtgggcagcccccaccccctccctctgGTCCTCTTCCTCCAtggcaacaacagcagcagcagcctccgCCACCCCCTCCGCCCAGCAGCAGTATGGCTTCCAGTACCCCCTTGCCATGGCAGCAAA ATACGACGACTACCACCACGAGCGCTGGCACAGGGTCCATCCCGCCATGGCAACAGCAGCAGGCGGCTGCCGCAGCTTCTCCAGGAGCCCCTCAGATGCAAGGCAACCCCACTATGGTGCCCCTGCCCCCCGGGGTCCAGCCGCCTCTGCCGCCTGGGGCCCCTCCCCCTCCGCCGCCTCCACCGCCTGGTTCCGCCGGCATGATGTATGCCCCGCCccctcctcctccgcctcccatggACCCTTCTAACTTTGTCACCATGATGGGCATGGGGGTGGCGGGCATGCCGCCCTTCGGGATGCCTCCAGCTCCCCCACCGCCTCCACCACAGAACTAG
- the SF1 gene encoding splicing factor 1 isoform X13, translating to MATGANATPLDFPSKKRKRSRWNQDTMEQKTVIPGMPTVIPPGLTREQERAYIVQLQIEDLTRKLRTGDLGIPPNPEDRSPSPEPIYNSEGKRLNTREFRTRKKLEEERHNLITEMVALNPDFKPPADYKPPATRVSDKVMIPQDEYPEINFVGLLIGPRGNTLKNIEKECNAKIMIRGKGSVKEGKVGRKDGQMLPGEDEPLHALVTANTMENVKKAVEQIRNILKQGIETPEDQNDLRKMQLRELARLNGTLREDDNRILRPWQSSETRSITNTTVCTKCGGAGHIASDCKFQRPGDPQSAQDKARMDKEYLSLMAELGEAPVPASVGSTSGPATTPLASAPRPAAPANNPPPPSLMSTTQSRPPWMNSGPSESRPYHGMHGGGPGGPGGGPHSFPHPLPSLTGGHGGHPMQHNPNGPPPPWMQPPPPPMNQGPHPPGHHGPPPMDQYLGSTPVGSGVYRLHQGKGMMPPPPMGMMPPPPPPPSGQPPPPPSGPLPPWQQQQQQPPPPPPPSSSMASSTPLPWQQRSLPAAAMARAMRVRTFRAHW from the exons ATGGCGACCGGAGCGAACGCCACGCCGTTGG ACTTCCCAAGTAAGAAGCGGAAGAGGAGCCGCTGGAACCAAGACACAATGGAACAGAAGACAGTGATTCCGGGAATGCCTACAGTTATTCCCCCTGGACTTACTCGAGAACAAGAAAGAGCTTATATAG TGCAACTGCAGATAGAAGACCTGACTCGTAAACTGCGCACAGGAGACCTGGGCATCCCCCCTAACCCTGAGGACAG GTCCCCTTCCCCTGAGCCCATCTACAATAGCGAGGGGAAGCGGCTTAACACCCGAGAGTTCCGCACCCGCAAAAAGCTGGAAGAGGAGCGGCACAACCTCATCACAGAGATGGTTGCTCTCAATCCGGATTTCAAGCCACCTGCAGATTACAA ACCTCCAGCAACACGTGTGAGTGATAAAGTCATGATTCCACAAGATGAGTACCCAGAAATCAACTTTGTGGGGCTGCTCATTGGGCCCAG AGGGAACACCCTGAAGAACATAGAGAAGGAGTGCAATGCCAAGATTATGATCCGGGGGAAAGGGTCTGTGAAAGAAGGGAAGGTTGGGCGCAAAGATGGCCAGATGTTGCCAGGAGAAGATGAGCCACTTCATGCCCTGGTCACTGCCAATACAATGGAGAACGTCAAAAAGGCAGTGGAACAG ATAAGAAACATCCTGAAGCAGGGTATTGAGACCCCAGAGGACCAGAATGATCTACGGAAGATGCAGCTTCGGGAGTTGGCTCGCTTGAATGGGACCCTTCGGGAAGACGACAACAG gaTCTTAAGACCCTGGCAGAGCTCAGAGACCCGCAGCATTACCAACACCACAGTGTGTACCAagtgtggaggggctggccacATTGCTTCAGACTGTAAATTCCAAAG GCCTGGTGATCCCCAGTCAGCTCAGGATAAAGCACGGATGGATAAAGAATATTTGTCCCTCATGGCTGAACTGGGTGAAGCACCTGTCCCAGCATCTGTGGGCTCCACCTctgggcctgccaccacacccctgGCCAGCGCACCTCGTCCTGCTGCTCCCGCCAACAACCCACCTCCACCG TCTCTCATGTCTACCACCCAGAGCCGCCCACCCTGGATGAATTCTGGCCCTTCAGAGAGTCGGCCGTACCATGGCATGCACGGAGGTGGTCCTGGTGGGCCCGGAGGTGGCCCCCACAGCTTCCCACACCCATTACCCAGCCTGACAGGTGGGCATGGTGGACATCCCATGCAGCACAACCCCAATGGACCCCCACCCCCTTGGatgcagccaccaccaccaccgatGAACCAGGGCCCCCACCCTCCTGGGCACCATGGCCCTCCTCCAATGG ATCAGTACCTGGGAAGTACGCCTGTGGGCTCTGGGGTCTATCGCCTGCATCAAGGAAAAG GTATGATGCCGCCACCACCTATGGGCATgatgccgccgccgccgccgcctcccagtgggcagcccccaccccctccctctgGTCCTCTTCCTCCAtggcaacaacagcagcagcagcctccgCCACCCCCTCCGCCCAGCAGCAGTATGGCTTCCAGTACCCCCTTGCCATGGCAGCAAA GATCCCTCCCCGCGGCGGCGATGGCCCGAGCCATGAGAGTGAGGACTTTCCGCGCCCATTGGTGA
- the SF1 gene encoding splicing factor 1 isoform X5, producing MEQKTVIPGMPTVIPPGLTREQERAYIVQLQIEDLTRKLRTGDLGIPPNPEDRSPSPEPIYNSEGKRLNTREFRTRKKLEEERHNLITEMVALNPDFKPPADYKPPATRVSDKVMIPQDEYPEINFVGLLIGPRGNTLKNIEKECNAKIMIRGKGSVKEGKVGRKDGQMLPGEDEPLHALVTANTMENVKKAVEQIRNILKQGIETPEDQNDLRKMQLRELARLNGTLREDDNRILRPWQSSETRSITNTTVCTKCGGAGHIASDCKFQRPGDPQSAQDKARMDKEYLSLMAELGEAPVPASVGSTSGPATTPLASAPRPAAPANNPPPPSLMSTTQSRPPWMNSGPSESRPYHGMHGGGPGGPGGGPHSFPHPLPSLTGGHGGHPMQHNPNGPPPPWMQPPPPPMNQGPHPPGHHGPPPMGKSVPGKYACGLWGLSPASRKRYDAATTYGHDAAAAAASQWAAPTPSLWSSSSMATTAAAASATPSAQQQYGFQYPLAMAAKYDDYHHERWHRVHPAMATAAGGCRSFSRSPSDARQPHYGAPAPRGPAASAAWGPSPSAASTAWFRRHDDPSPRRRWPEP from the exons ATGGAACAGAAGACAGTGATTCCGGGAATGCCTACAGTTATTCCCCCTGGACTTACTCGAGAACAAGAAAGAGCTTATATAG TGCAACTGCAGATAGAAGACCTGACTCGTAAACTGCGCACAGGAGACCTGGGCATCCCCCCTAACCCTGAGGACAG GTCCCCTTCCCCTGAGCCCATCTACAATAGCGAGGGGAAGCGGCTTAACACCCGAGAGTTCCGCACCCGCAAAAAGCTGGAAGAGGAGCGGCACAACCTCATCACAGAGATGGTTGCTCTCAATCCGGATTTCAAGCCACCTGCAGATTACAA ACCTCCAGCAACACGTGTGAGTGATAAAGTCATGATTCCACAAGATGAGTACCCAGAAATCAACTTTGTGGGGCTGCTCATTGGGCCCAG AGGGAACACCCTGAAGAACATAGAGAAGGAGTGCAATGCCAAGATTATGATCCGGGGGAAAGGGTCTGTGAAAGAAGGGAAGGTTGGGCGCAAAGATGGCCAGATGTTGCCAGGAGAAGATGAGCCACTTCATGCCCTGGTCACTGCCAATACAATGGAGAACGTCAAAAAGGCAGTGGAACAG ATAAGAAACATCCTGAAGCAGGGTATTGAGACCCCAGAGGACCAGAATGATCTACGGAAGATGCAGCTTCGGGAGTTGGCTCGCTTGAATGGGACCCTTCGGGAAGACGACAACAG gaTCTTAAGACCCTGGCAGAGCTCAGAGACCCGCAGCATTACCAACACCACAGTGTGTACCAagtgtggaggggctggccacATTGCTTCAGACTGTAAATTCCAAAG GCCTGGTGATCCCCAGTCAGCTCAGGATAAAGCACGGATGGATAAAGAATATTTGTCCCTCATGGCTGAACTGGGTGAAGCACCTGTCCCAGCATCTGTGGGCTCCACCTctgggcctgccaccacacccctgGCCAGCGCACCTCGTCCTGCTGCTCCCGCCAACAACCCACCTCCACCG TCTCTCATGTCTACCACCCAGAGCCGCCCACCCTGGATGAATTCTGGCCCTTCAGAGAGTCGGCCGTACCATGGCATGCACGGAGGTGGTCCTGGTGGGCCCGGAGGTGGCCCCCACAGCTTCCCACACCCATTACCCAGCCTGACAGGTGGGCATGGTGGACATCCCATGCAGCACAACCCCAATGGACCCCCACCCCCTTGGatgcagccaccaccaccaccgatGAACCAGGGCCCCCACCCTCCTGGGCACCATGGCCCTCCTCCAATGGGTAA ATCAGTACCTGGGAAGTACGCCTGTGGGCTCTGGGGTCTATCGCCTGCATCAAGGAAAAG GTATGATGCCGCCACCACCTATGGGCATgatgccgccgccgccgccgcctcccagtgggcagcccccaccccctccctctgGTCCTCTTCCTCCAtggcaacaacagcagcagcagcctccgCCACCCCCTCCGCCCAGCAGCAGTATGGCTTCCAGTACCCCCTTGCCATGGCAGCAAA ATACGACGACTACCACCACGAGCGCTGGCACAGGGTCCATCCCGCCATGGCAACAGCAGCAGGCGGCTGCCGCAGCTTCTCCAGGAGCCCCTCAGATGCAAGGCAACCCCACTATGGTGCCCCTGCCCCCCGGGGTCCAGCCGCCTCTGCCGCCTGGGGCCCCTCCCCCTCCGCCGCCTCCACCGCCTGGTTCCGCCGGCATGAT GATCCCTCCCCGCGGCGGCGATGGCCCGAGCCATGA
- the SF1 gene encoding splicing factor 1 isoform X6, whose translation MATGANATPLGKLGPPGLPPLPGPKGGFEPGPPPAPGPGVGLLAPGPPPPPPPPVGSMGALTAAFPFAALPPPPPPPPPPPPQQPPPPPPPPSPGASYPPPQPPPPPPLYQRVSPPQPPPPQPPRKDQQPGPAGGGGDFPSKKRKRSRWNQDTMEQKTVIPGMPTVIPPGLTREQERAYIVQLQIEDLTRKLRTGDLGIPPNPEDRSPSPEPIYNSEGKRLNTREFRTRKKLEEERHNLITEMVALNPDFKPPADYKPPATRVSDKVMIPQDEYPEINFVGLLIGPRGNTLKNIEKECNAKIMIRGKGSVKEGKVGRKDGQMLPGEDEPLHALVTANTMENVKKAVEQIRNILKQGIETPEDQNDLRKMQLRELARLNGTLREDDNRILRPWQSSETRSITNTTVCTKCGGAGHIASDCKFQRPGDPQSAQDKARMDKEYLSLMAELGEAPVPASVGSTSGPATTPLASAPRPAAPANNPPPPSLMSTTQSRPPWMNSGPSESRPYHGMHGGGPGGPGGGPHSFPHPLPSLTGGHGGHPMQHNPNGPPPPWMQPPPPPMNQGPHPPGHHGPPPMDQYLGSTPVGSGVYRLHQGKGMMPPPPMGMMPPPPPPPSGQPPPPPSGPLPPWQQQQQQPPPPPPPSSSMASSTPLPWQQRSLPAAAMARAMRVRTFRAHW comes from the exons ATGGCGACCGGAGCGAACGCCACGCCGTTGGGTAAGCTGGGCCCCCCCGGGCTCCCCCCGCTTCCCGGGCCCAAAGGGGGCTTCGAGCCGGGCCCTCCGCCTGCACCCGGGCCTGGGGTTGGGCTGCTGGCTcccgggccgccgccgccgccgcccccgcccgTGGGCTCGATGGGGGCCCTGACCGCGGCCTTCCCCTTCGCGGCGCTGCCTCcgccgcctccgccgccgccccctccgcctccccagcagccgccgccgcctccaCCGCCACCGTCCCCCGGCGCCTCGTACCCGCCGCCGCAGCCGCCCCCTCCGCCGCCGCTCTACCAGCGCGTGTcgccgccgcagccgccgccaCCCCAGCCGCCGCGTAAGGACCAGCAGCCGGGCCCGGCCGGCGGCGGAGGAG ACTTCCCAAGTAAGAAGCGGAAGAGGAGCCGCTGGAACCAAGACACAATGGAACAGAAGACAGTGATTCCGGGAATGCCTACAGTTATTCCCCCTGGACTTACTCGAGAACAAGAAAGAGCTTATATAG TGCAACTGCAGATAGAAGACCTGACTCGTAAACTGCGCACAGGAGACCTGGGCATCCCCCCTAACCCTGAGGACAG GTCCCCTTCCCCTGAGCCCATCTACAATAGCGAGGGGAAGCGGCTTAACACCCGAGAGTTCCGCACCCGCAAAAAGCTGGAAGAGGAGCGGCACAACCTCATCACAGAGATGGTTGCTCTCAATCCGGATTTCAAGCCACCTGCAGATTACAA ACCTCCAGCAACACGTGTGAGTGATAAAGTCATGATTCCACAAGATGAGTACCCAGAAATCAACTTTGTGGGGCTGCTCATTGGGCCCAG AGGGAACACCCTGAAGAACATAGAGAAGGAGTGCAATGCCAAGATTATGATCCGGGGGAAAGGGTCTGTGAAAGAAGGGAAGGTTGGGCGCAAAGATGGCCAGATGTTGCCAGGAGAAGATGAGCCACTTCATGCCCTGGTCACTGCCAATACAATGGAGAACGTCAAAAAGGCAGTGGAACAG ATAAGAAACATCCTGAAGCAGGGTATTGAGACCCCAGAGGACCAGAATGATCTACGGAAGATGCAGCTTCGGGAGTTGGCTCGCTTGAATGGGACCCTTCGGGAAGACGACAACAG gaTCTTAAGACCCTGGCAGAGCTCAGAGACCCGCAGCATTACCAACACCACAGTGTGTACCAagtgtggaggggctggccacATTGCTTCAGACTGTAAATTCCAAAG GCCTGGTGATCCCCAGTCAGCTCAGGATAAAGCACGGATGGATAAAGAATATTTGTCCCTCATGGCTGAACTGGGTGAAGCACCTGTCCCAGCATCTGTGGGCTCCACCTctgggcctgccaccacacccctgGCCAGCGCACCTCGTCCTGCTGCTCCCGCCAACAACCCACCTCCACCG TCTCTCATGTCTACCACCCAGAGCCGCCCACCCTGGATGAATTCTGGCCCTTCAGAGAGTCGGCCGTACCATGGCATGCACGGAGGTGGTCCTGGTGGGCCCGGAGGTGGCCCCCACAGCTTCCCACACCCATTACCCAGCCTGACAGGTGGGCATGGTGGACATCCCATGCAGCACAACCCCAATGGACCCCCACCCCCTTGGatgcagccaccaccaccaccgatGAACCAGGGCCCCCACCCTCCTGGGCACCATGGCCCTCCTCCAATGG ATCAGTACCTGGGAAGTACGCCTGTGGGCTCTGGGGTCTATCGCCTGCATCAAGGAAAAG GTATGATGCCGCCACCACCTATGGGCATgatgccgccgccgccgccgcctcccagtgggcagcccccaccccctccctctgGTCCTCTTCCTCCAtggcaacaacagcagcagcagcctccgCCACCCCCTCCGCCCAGCAGCAGTATGGCTTCCAGTACCCCCTTGCCATGGCAGCAAA GATCCCTCCCCGCGGCGGCGATGGCCCGAGCCATGAGAGTGAGGACTTTCCGCGCCCATTGGTGA
- the SF1 gene encoding splicing factor 1 isoform X15: MVALNPDFKPPADYKPPATRVSDKVMIPQDEYPEINFVGLLIGPRGNTLKNIEKECNAKIMIRGKGSVKEGKVGRKDGQMLPGEDEPLHALVTANTMENVKKAVEQIRNILKQGIETPEDQNDLRKMQLRELARLNGTLREDDNRILRPWQSSETRSITNTTVCTKCGGAGHIASDCKFQRPGDPQSAQDKARMDKEYLSLMAELGEAPVPASVGSTSGPATTPLASAPRPAAPANNPPPPSLMSTTQSRPPWMNSGPSESRPYHGMHGGGPGGPGGGPHSFPHPLPSLTGGHGGHPMQHNPNGPPPPWMQPPPPPMNQGPHPPGHHGPPPMDQYLGSTPVGSGVYRLHQGKGMMPPPPMGMMPPPPPPPSGQPPPPPSGPLPPWQQQQQQPPPPPPPSSSMASSTPLPWQQRSLPAAAMARAMRVRTFRAHW, from the exons ATGGTTGCTCTCAATCCGGATTTCAAGCCACCTGCAGATTACAA ACCTCCAGCAACACGTGTGAGTGATAAAGTCATGATTCCACAAGATGAGTACCCAGAAATCAACTTTGTGGGGCTGCTCATTGGGCCCAG AGGGAACACCCTGAAGAACATAGAGAAGGAGTGCAATGCCAAGATTATGATCCGGGGGAAAGGGTCTGTGAAAGAAGGGAAGGTTGGGCGCAAAGATGGCCAGATGTTGCCAGGAGAAGATGAGCCACTTCATGCCCTGGTCACTGCCAATACAATGGAGAACGTCAAAAAGGCAGTGGAACAG ATAAGAAACATCCTGAAGCAGGGTATTGAGACCCCAGAGGACCAGAATGATCTACGGAAGATGCAGCTTCGGGAGTTGGCTCGCTTGAATGGGACCCTTCGGGAAGACGACAACAG gaTCTTAAGACCCTGGCAGAGCTCAGAGACCCGCAGCATTACCAACACCACAGTGTGTACCAagtgtggaggggctggccacATTGCTTCAGACTGTAAATTCCAAAG GCCTGGTGATCCCCAGTCAGCTCAGGATAAAGCACGGATGGATAAAGAATATTTGTCCCTCATGGCTGAACTGGGTGAAGCACCTGTCCCAGCATCTGTGGGCTCCACCTctgggcctgccaccacacccctgGCCAGCGCACCTCGTCCTGCTGCTCCCGCCAACAACCCACCTCCACCG TCTCTCATGTCTACCACCCAGAGCCGCCCACCCTGGATGAATTCTGGCCCTTCAGAGAGTCGGCCGTACCATGGCATGCACGGAGGTGGTCCTGGTGGGCCCGGAGGTGGCCCCCACAGCTTCCCACACCCATTACCCAGCCTGACAGGTGGGCATGGTGGACATCCCATGCAGCACAACCCCAATGGACCCCCACCCCCTTGGatgcagccaccaccaccaccgatGAACCAGGGCCCCCACCCTCCTGGGCACCATGGCCCTCCTCCAATGG ATCAGTACCTGGGAAGTACGCCTGTGGGCTCTGGGGTCTATCGCCTGCATCAAGGAAAAG GTATGATGCCGCCACCACCTATGGGCATgatgccgccgccgccgccgcctcccagtgggcagcccccaccccctccctctgGTCCTCTTCCTCCAtggcaacaacagcagcagcagcctccgCCACCCCCTCCGCCCAGCAGCAGTATGGCTTCCAGTACCCCCTTGCCATGGCAGCAAA GATCCCTCCCCGCGGCGGCGATGGCCCGAGCCATGAGAGTGAGGACTTTCCGCGCCCATTGGTGA
- the SF1 gene encoding splicing factor 1 isoform X1: protein MEQKTVIPGMPTVIPPGLTREQERAYIVQLQIEDLTRKLRTGDLGIPPNPEDRSPSPEPIYNSEGKRLNTREFRTRKKLEEERHNLITEMVALNPDFKPPADYKPPATRVSDKVMIPQDEYPEINFVGLLIGPRGNTLKNIEKECNAKIMIRGKGSVKEGKVGRKDGQMLPGEDEPLHALVTANTMENVKKAVEQIRNILKQGIETPEDQNDLRKMQLRELARLNGTLREDDNRILRPWQSSETRSITNTTVCTKCGGAGHIASDCKFQRPGDPQSAQDKARMDKEYLSLMAELGEAPVPASVGSTSGPATTPLASAPRPAAPANNPPPPSLMSTTQSRPPWMNSGPSESRPYHGMHGGGPGGPGGGPHSFPHPLPSLTGGHGGHPMQHNPNGPPPPWMQPPPPPMNQGPHPPGHHGPPPMDQYLGSTPVGSGVYRLHQGKGMMPPPPMGMMPPPPPPPSGQPPPPPSGPLPPWQQQQQQPPPPPPPSSSMASSTPLPWQQNTTTTTTSAGTGSIPPWQQQQAAAAASPGAPQMQGNPTMVPLPPGVQPPLPPGAPPPPPPPPPGSAGMMYAPPPPPPPPMDPSNFVTMMGMGVAGMPPFGMPPAPPPPPPQN, encoded by the exons ATGGAACAGAAGACAGTGATTCCGGGAATGCCTACAGTTATTCCCCCTGGACTTACTCGAGAACAAGAAAGAGCTTATATAG TGCAACTGCAGATAGAAGACCTGACTCGTAAACTGCGCACAGGAGACCTGGGCATCCCCCCTAACCCTGAGGACAG GTCCCCTTCCCCTGAGCCCATCTACAATAGCGAGGGGAAGCGGCTTAACACCCGAGAGTTCCGCACCCGCAAAAAGCTGGAAGAGGAGCGGCACAACCTCATCACAGAGATGGTTGCTCTCAATCCGGATTTCAAGCCACCTGCAGATTACAA ACCTCCAGCAACACGTGTGAGTGATAAAGTCATGATTCCACAAGATGAGTACCCAGAAATCAACTTTGTGGGGCTGCTCATTGGGCCCAG AGGGAACACCCTGAAGAACATAGAGAAGGAGTGCAATGCCAAGATTATGATCCGGGGGAAAGGGTCTGTGAAAGAAGGGAAGGTTGGGCGCAAAGATGGCCAGATGTTGCCAGGAGAAGATGAGCCACTTCATGCCCTGGTCACTGCCAATACAATGGAGAACGTCAAAAAGGCAGTGGAACAG ATAAGAAACATCCTGAAGCAGGGTATTGAGACCCCAGAGGACCAGAATGATCTACGGAAGATGCAGCTTCGGGAGTTGGCTCGCTTGAATGGGACCCTTCGGGAAGACGACAACAG gaTCTTAAGACCCTGGCAGAGCTCAGAGACCCGCAGCATTACCAACACCACAGTGTGTACCAagtgtggaggggctggccacATTGCTTCAGACTGTAAATTCCAAAG GCCTGGTGATCCCCAGTCAGCTCAGGATAAAGCACGGATGGATAAAGAATATTTGTCCCTCATGGCTGAACTGGGTGAAGCACCTGTCCCAGCATCTGTGGGCTCCACCTctgggcctgccaccacacccctgGCCAGCGCACCTCGTCCTGCTGCTCCCGCCAACAACCCACCTCCACCG TCTCTCATGTCTACCACCCAGAGCCGCCCACCCTGGATGAATTCTGGCCCTTCAGAGAGTCGGCCGTACCATGGCATGCACGGAGGTGGTCCTGGTGGGCCCGGAGGTGGCCCCCACAGCTTCCCACACCCATTACCCAGCCTGACAGGTGGGCATGGTGGACATCCCATGCAGCACAACCCCAATGGACCCCCACCCCCTTGGatgcagccaccaccaccaccgatGAACCAGGGCCCCCACCCTCCTGGGCACCATGGCCCTCCTCCAATGG ATCAGTACCTGGGAAGTACGCCTGTGGGCTCTGGGGTCTATCGCCTGCATCAAGGAAAAG GTATGATGCCGCCACCACCTATGGGCATgatgccgccgccgccgccgcctcccagtgggcagcccccaccccctccctctgGTCCTCTTCCTCCAtggcaacaacagcagcagcagcctccgCCACCCCCTCCGCCCAGCAGCAGTATGGCTTCCAGTACCCCCTTGCCATGGCAGCAAA ATACGACGACTACCACCACGAGCGCTGGCACAGGGTCCATCCCGCCATGGCAACAGCAGCAGGCGGCTGCCGCAGCTTCTCCAGGAGCCCCTCAGATGCAAGGCAACCCCACTATGGTGCCCCTGCCCCCCGGGGTCCAGCCGCCTCTGCCGCCTGGGGCCCCTCCCCCTCCGCCGCCTCCACCGCCTGGTTCCGCCGGCATGATGTATGCCCCGCCccctcctcctccgcctcccatggACCCTTCTAACTTTGTCACCATGATGGGCATGGGGGTGGCGGGCATGCCGCCCTTCGGGATGCCTCCAGCTCCCCCACCGCCTCCACCACAGAACTAG